A segment of the bacterium genome:
AATGCCTCCAGAAAAAATGTTAGCCGAAGTCGAGATTAAGACAGGTTGTCAAGTCCTTGATTTTGGTTGTGGCCCCGGAATATTTACAATAATGATTGCAGAAAAAATAGGCCAATCAGGTATTGTGTATGCACTCGACATCCACCCTCTTGCAATTAGAATGCTTAAGCAGAAAGCCCAAAAAAAGGGTCTTACGAATATTAAAACAATTTTGTCAGACTGCTCTACATCCCTTCCAGATAACAGCATTGACCTTATCGTTTTCTTTGATGTGTTTCATCAACTTAATAATCAAGAAGAAGTGCTTGC
Coding sequences within it:
- a CDS encoding class I SAM-dependent methyltransferase; translated protein: MEKKMSNLKFKMMANIGMPIRNLLMPPEKMLAEVEIKTGCQVLDFGCGPGIFTIMIAEKIGQSGIVYALDIHPLAIRMLKQKAQKKGLTNIKTILSDCSTSLPDNSIDLIVFFDVFHQLNNQEEVLAELHRLLKSNAILCFSDHHMKESQILPRFIEGGLFRLKEKGKRTFTFGKV